One Skermanella sp. TT6 genomic window, TTCTCCAGCTACCTGCTGGCGACGTTCCAGTTCAACACCGAGGCCGAGATCATCCGGACCTGGCGGCTGATGCTGCCCGGGCTGTTCGAATGGATCGGGTTCACGCTCATCTACCTGCTGATCCCCAACCGTGCGGTCCGCTGGCAGGACGCCGTCCTGGGGGCCTTCATCGCGGCGGTCCTGCTGGAAGTCTCCAAGGGCCTGTTCGGCTGGTACATCACCCAGTTCCCGGCCTACCGCACGATCTACGGGGCCCTGTCGAGCATCCCGATCTTCCTGCTGTGGCTCTACATCGCCTGGTCCACCGTGCTGATCGGCGCGGAGGTCGCGGCGGCCCTGCCGGAGTGGCGGGCCGGCAAGATCACCAAGATCGGTCCCGAAGGACTGCTGCCGGCCCAGCGGGTCGCGGTGGCGCTGGCCGTACTGGCCGAACTGCTGCGCGCCAGCCATCTTGGGGTCGGCATGCGCCGGCGGACCCTGATCGGCCGGGTGCCGGTCGGCGGCGCCGTGATCGACGGCATGCTGGAGCAATTGCGGCAGAGCCACTGGGTCGCGCGGACCAGCCAGGGCGCCTGGGTGACCACCCGCGACCTCAGTTCCTCGACCCTGCACGACCTGCTGAAGGGCCTGGGGATCGGCCTGCGCGGAACGGTCCGCGGCGTCGGAGCCCTGGACGCGCCCTGGCAGGAACGGTGCGCCAAGCTGCTGGAGGCGGCGGACGAAGCGGAGAAGGACCTGCTGTGCATCCCCATCAAGGATCTGCTGTGCCCGCCGCATGAAAGCGCCGAATTCCTCAGCTTCAGCCACAGCCGCCGACGCGCCGGGGAGTGATACCGGGCCGTCCGGCGCGCATCGCGGAATTCCCCTGGCCTTGTGACGGCACGCACTGCCTTTGGCCCCGTCATTTGCGACGAGTACCGTGCAAAACGCGGTTCAGGGAGAGAGTGATGGCGGTTTCGTTTGTATTGAATGGCAAGCCGGTCACCTTGGACGTCGATCCGGAGATGCCCCTGCTGTGGGCGATCCGGGATGTCGCTGGTCTGACGGGAACCAAGTTCGGCTGCGGCATGGCCCAGTGCGGCGCCTGCACGGTGCATGTGGAAGGCCAGCCGACCCGGTCGTGCTCCATGGCGGTCGGCGATGTCGGCGGCCAGTCCGTCACCACCATAGAAGGCATCGCGGGCAAGGCGGCGACCGCCGTCCAGGCCGCTTGGGAACGGGTCGAGGTGCCGCAATGCGGCTATTGCCAATCCGGCCAGATCATGTCGGCGGTCGCCCTGCTGGAGCAGACGCCCAAGCCCAGCGACGACGACATCAACGCGGCGATGAGCGGCAATATCTGCCGCTGCGCGACCTATGTGCGCATCCGCGCCGCGATCCATGACGCTTCCGGCATGATGGAGGGCTGATCCATGCTCAAGAATTTCGCGATCGACCCGAAGCCGAGCCGGCGCCGCTTCCTTCAGGGCAGCGCCGCCGCGGCGGCCGGCCTGACGATCGGCTTCCACTGGAGCGGCGGTCCGAAGATCGCCTCCGCCGCTGCGGCCGGCGGGGCGTTCGCTCCCAACGCCTTCGTCCGCATCGGCACCGACAACACGGTCACGGTCCTGTCCAAGCATCTAGAGATGGGGCAGGGGGTCTATACCGGGCTTGCCACCCTGGTCGCCGAGGAACTCGACGCGGACTGGTCGCAGATGCGGGTCGAGGGAGCTCCGGCCGATGCCGCACTCTATAACAATCTGGCGTTCGGCCCGGTCCAGGGGACCGGCGGCAGCTCCTCGATCGCCAATTCCTACGAGCAGCTTCGCAAGGCGGGTGCCACCGCCCGGGCCCTGCTGGTCGAGGCGGCTGCTCGGGAGTGGAAGGTGGACCGCGCCGGGATCGCGGTCGAGAAGGGCGTCGTCTCCCACGCCGCGTCGGGCCGGTCGGCGACCTTCGGCGACCTCTCGGCCAAGGCGGCGGCCCTGCCGGTACCGGCCGACGTGCCCCTGAAGGATCCGTCCCGGTTCACCCTGATCGGCACCTCGGTTCCCCGGGTCGACACCCGGTCGAAGTCGAACGGTACCGCGACGTTCGCCCTGGACGTTGTGCTGCCCGGCATGCTGACCGCCGTGATCGCCCGCGCGCCGGTGTTCGGCGCCACGGTCAAGTCGGTCGACGATGCGGAGGCGCTGGCGATCCCCGGCGTGGTCAATGTCGTCCGGGTACCTTCCGGCGTCGCGGTCGCCGCCACGAATTTCTGGGCCGCCTCCAAAGGCCGCGAGGCCCTGGCGATCGAGTGGGACGAGTCCCGGGCCGAGACCCGGGGCACCGCCGAACTGCTGGCGGAGTACAAGGCGCTTGCCGGAAAGCCGGGTGCCCCGGCGCGAGTCGAGGGTGACGCCGCCAAGGCGCTCGCGGGTGCCGCGAAGACGGTGACGGCCTCCTTCGAATTCCCCTATCTGGCCCATGCCCCGATGGAGCCGCTGGACTGCGTCGTCCGGCTCGACGGCTCGGGATGCGAGATCTGGGCGGGCGACCAGTTCCAGACGATCGACCAGAACAACGCCGCCGCGGCGGCCGGGCTGAAACCGGAACAGGTCAGGATCAACACGCTGGTGGCCGGCGGCAGCTTCGGACGCCGGGCCAACGCCGCCTCGGACTATATCGTCGAGGCGGTCCATGTGGCCAAGGCGCTGGACCGGGGGACGCCGGTGAAGCTGGTGTGGACGCGGGAGGACGACATCCGCGGCGGCCGGTACCGGCCGATGTACTACCATACCCTGACGGCGGGCCTGGACGCGGCCGGCGACCCGGTCGCTTGGCAGCACCGGATCGTCGGGCAATCGATCATCGGCGGCACGCCATTCGCCCCGGTGCTGATCAAGGATGGCGTGGATGGAACGTCGGTCGAGGGTGCTTCGAACCTGCCCTACGACATCCCGAACATGCTGGTCGACCTCCACACGACCGAGGTCGGCGTGCCGGTGCTGTGGTGGCGGGCGGTCGGCAGCACCCACACGGCCTATTCGACGGAGGTCTTCATCGACGAACTGGCGAGTGCCGCCGGCAAGGATCCCGTCGAGTTCCGCCGCGCGCTGCTCGCCAAGCATCCCCGCCACCTGGGCGTGCTGAACCTGGCGGCGGAGAAGGCCGGATGGGGGACGCCGCTGCCGGAAGGCAAGGCGCGCGGCGTCGCCGTCCACGAGTCCTTCTCGACCTTCGTCGCACAGGTTGCCGAGGTCACCATGCAGACGGACGGGTCGGTCAAGGTGGACCGCGTGGTCTGCGCGGTCGATTGCGGGCTCGCGGTCAACCCCGACGTGATCCGGGCGCAGATGGAAGGCGGCATCGGCTTCGGCCTGGGCGGCGTGATGTACGGGGAAGTGACGCTGGACCGGGGCAGGGTGGAGCAGTCAAATTTCCACGACTACCGGGTGCTCCGGATCGAGGAGATGCCGGCGGTGGAGGTCCACATCGTCCCATCGGCGGCTGCTCCGACCGGAGTCGGCGAGCCGGGCGTGCCACCCGTCGGCCCGGCCGTCGCCAACGCCGTGTTCGCCGCCACGGGCCGGCGCATCCGGAACCTGCCCTTCACCCGCGACATGAACGTGTAAGGGTGGGCATCATGCCCACCTCGGGTGGGCGTAACGCCCACCCCCGCGGATCGCCGGGAGCCGGCGTTCAGATGACGACGAAGTAGGCGATCACCAGCGCGATCGCCGCGAGCACGAAGGAGATGGTGAGGACGTAGCGTCCCACCCCCTCCTTCGTCGCCTGCTTTGCCTCGACTGAATTTACTTTCTTTTCTGCCATGGTGGTTCAACCCATCGAAGGAGGGACTTGGCTCGGCGGCAAATCCGGCTGGGGAGCCGGCGGCACGTCGGCGGGGCCGGGATTTGGCAAATCCTCGTTCGGCAGCGGCGACCCACCCGGCGGGAGGGGCTGCGGCGGGAGTGGCTGCGGGGGAAGCAAATTGACCTCCACTTGGTTGCGGGTACCACCCTTAACAGGGGAAACGGCATTTCCGTTCAGAGGGGTCGCGAAGATGGTGGATGCCGGCGTTCGCTTCCGGCCGGAAACGGCAAACCGCGGCCTGATCGGCTGGATCGGTTCCAAAGCGATCCCTGCGTTCGATAGCCGCATCCTTCCTGTCGGTGCCGCCGTCGCGCTGTGTTGCGCCGCCTTGCGGTTGCCCGATCCGCAACCGCACCGCGACAGCCTCACCGCCGCCATCGCCTTGGCTCATCGTCTGACCATGGTCACCCGCGATCGGCGGGAATTCGAGCCGATTGGCGTCAGGCTTCCCAACCCCTGGCGGAGCGCCTGACGCCGGCTCGATCAATCCCCCGTGTCGCTCAGCACCCTGAACTTCGGCAGCAGAACGGTCACCACCGTGCCGACGCCGACCTCGCTGGCGATCGTCAGCCGGCCGCCGTGAAGCTCGATGAAGTTCTTGCTGATGGTCAGTCCCAGCCCCGTCCCCTCGTACTCCCGGCTGAAGCTGCCGTTCGCCTGCTGGAACGGCTCCATCACCAGGTCCAGCGCTTCCGGCGGGATGCCGATGCCGGTGTCGCCCACATGCACCTCGATATCGCCCTCGGCGTTCCTTCCGCCCGACAGGGTGATCCGGCCGCCGGGATGGGTGAACTTCACCGCGTTCGACAGCAGGTTCAGCAGGACCTGCCGCAAGGTCCGTTCGTCCGCCATCACCACGGGCAGGTCGGCGGCCATCCTCGTTTCCAGCGACAGCCCGCGGTCCCGTGCCTGGCCGCCCACGATCGACAGGGCAGTGCGGGCGACTTCGCCGATATCCACCGCCGTCTCGAAAAGCTGGTACTGCCCCGCCTCGACCTTCGACATGTCGAGCACGTTGTTGATGATCTGGAGCAGGTGCTGTCCGCTGTCGTGTATGTCCCGCGTGTAGCTGGCCTGCCGCTCGCTCAGCGTGCCGCCATAGCCTGACTCGAGCATCTCCGAGAAGCCGATGATCGCGTTCAGCGGCGTGCGAAGCTCATGGCTCATGTTGGCCAGGAACTCCGTCTTGGCGCGGTTCGCGCGTTCGGCGTCGTCGCGCGCGGACCGCAGGCGCCGGGCCATCTCCTCGAGGTCGCGGCCCTGCTGTTCCAGGCGCGACTTGGTCTCCTGCAACTCGCGGATCTGGGCGCGAAGGTGCTTCTCGCGGCGGACCGCGCTGGAGATGTTCTCGATCTGGATCAGGCAGCGCCGCTCGCCACGCTCGGAGTCCAGCGCCCGTACCAGGACGAGTTGGTCGATCGGGTCGCCGAAGCGGTCGCCGGCCAGCCCGTGGAGCGGGAAGGGCATGGGGTTGAAGGCGTGGGAAATGAAGCCGGCCCGGCCATGCTCGAGCGCCTCCCGGATCGCTTGATGCGCACGGGAATTCGCGATCGTCGGCCACAGCCCGGTCAGCGGCGCTCCGAGCGCCGTCGTCTCGGGAATTCCGGAATGAACGGCCAGCCAGCGGTTCCAGACCACCACACGCTCGTCCCGGTCGACGACCAGGAGACCGATATCGCTGTTGTGGACGATCTGGTCTGACAGGCCCGGGGGAATCGACATGGCGCCTTCGATTCCGCCCGTCAGGCGTCCATGCTGGCCACGAAGGCGCGGATGGCGGTCTGGAATGCCTGGATCGACGCGATGTCCTGCAGGAAGAGGACATGGCCCTCGATGCGCTTCGCGAAGAGGCCGAAATCGACCCGGATGATCAGCACATAGGTGCTGGCCGTCGTCCCGGCCGCCGTTCCGATGATCTCCTCCGGCCGGCCGATCTGATAGACCGGGATCTCGGTCCTGATCTCGGAATGCAGCAAGTTGGCGAAGCTGGCGAGGCAATGGTTCAGAATGACGTTGCCGACCTCCGTCAGCGCCTCCTCCTCCAGGTCGGTCATGTCGCCCAGCGGCGGGCTGTCTGGCAGCAGCCGGCGGACCAGCTCCAGGCTGCTGCCTTCCGGGAAGATCAGCATGGCCTGGCCGTCGAAGGGGCCGGCGAAGGTTTGCCGGACCGCGCAGATCCGCTGCCCCGCCGGGCAGCCGAGCTGATCGGGGGCATCGGTCCGGCGGACGATCTCCAGGCTGGGAACGGAGAGGGCGACCTCGGCATCGACCATCTGGCCGAGCGCGCCGGCGGCCCTGCCCATACCGAGATTGAACAGTTCGATGATCGCGTCGCTTTCCGCTTCCGTCAACTGCATGACGGTCCTCACGGGATCGAGGCCAGAAGGTCGCGCATCTTGTCCGGCGTGATCGGCTTCTCGACGAAGCGGAACCCCTTGTCGGTCACCTTGCGGCGGATGCTGTCCTGGACGTTCGCGGTCAGGATGCTGATGTCCAGGTCGGGAAACCGGCTGTGCAGCTCGCAGGACAGGTTCAGCCCGTCCATGCCGGGCATGTTGAAATCCACGATCGCGACGTCGGGGGTGACCTCGGCGACTTTCTCAAGGGCGTCGTCCGCGTTCTTCGCCGTGACGATCTGCCACTCCGGCCGCGCGCCGCGGACCATGCCCGATACCATGTTGCGGGCAAGCTGGCTGTCGTCGATGATCAGGATCGTGGTCATGAAGTGACTTTCAGAAAACTCAGAAACGCTGCCGTCCGAACCGTGTCGAACGCGCCGTCGGAGCGTCCTGGATCGTACCTACAGATATGGCCGATGAGTCATTTACAGATGCTTAAATGAAAATTACTGGGATAAACGCACAAACACTCCGTCCATGGAGATCATTCGTGCCGTGCGCCGGTTGAAATAGCCCGGGATGAAGAGCGCCGGCTGGAATCCGAGCCGGGCCAGCCCGTCGATCATGTCTAGATAACCCGGCTCCCCCTGGTAGACCGGAACGACGGACAACTCCAGCTGGATGCAGCTGATCCGGTCGAGCCGGCCGGCGGCGCCGTCCAGGACGGCGGATTCGGTGCCCTGGGTATCGATCTTCAGGAAGCAGCGGTCGCCGGGCGCCACATGCGCGTCGAACACCTCGTCGAGCCGCGTGATCGGCACCGTGACCGACCCGGTATAGGCGGCGCTGTCGAGCAGTTCGCCCATCTCCGGCCGGAACGGCAGGGTCGAGCTCATGTCCGACTCCGCGGAGACATTGAGCGTGACGGTGCCGCGGTCGGCACCGAGCGCCGCCTGCGGGGCGATCTGCCACAGCCGGTCTCCGGCGGCGGCGCGGGCGAGGGCGGCCCTCGCCTCCGGCAGCGGCTCGAACGAGACGATCCTGCCGTCATATCCGCCGTGCCGCAGGCGCGTCGCGTACTGCCCGACATTGGCGCCGACGTCCAGCACCACGGTGATGCCGTGGTGCTCCAGGATGCGGGCCAGGGACCGCGTTTCCTTGCTCACGGCGACCGGCTTGGCGAAGTGGTACTCGACGCTGTTGCTGAGGTCGTGCAGTTCCCGCAGCTCCGTTCCGCGCCGGAAGCCCAGTCGCTGGTAGAGGCGATGGGCGTCGAGGAACCGGGTGTCGCTCCACAGCTCCAGCACCGGGGCGCCACGCCGGGCGGCCTCCGCTTCCACCAGCCGGACCAGGTGCGATCCCAGGCCGGTGCCTCGGGCGCTGCGGTCCACATAGAGCTTCTTCAGCTCCCAATGCCCGTCGGCGGAGCCCAGGGGGCGGCCGCCGACCATGCCGACGATGCGGCCGTCCGAGGGGGACTCGGCGACCCAGAAGCGGCCGCCATGGCCGGCATAGGCCGTCGCGATGGCGCGCAGGTCCGGCTCCTCCCCGTCCACGTCGAGCACGCAGCCGGGATACTCGGCGAACACGTCGGCCATCAGACGGATAAGCTGGTCCGCGTCGCCGTCCCGGCCGTCGCGCACCACGGGAAATGCGTCGGCGCCGCTCACCGGTGCGCGAAGTCCCAGTAGAGGTCGCGGGCACGCTTGAAGACCGGGCCGGGCTCGAAGCGGCTGTCCTCGACCCGGGTGACCGGGACGACCTTGGAATAGTTGCCGGTGGAGAACACCTCGTCGGCGTCCATCAATTCGGCCCAGGTGATCGTGCGCTCGAACACCGGGACCCCCGCGTCGCGCAGCAGCTGCGCCACCCGCTGGCGCGTGATGCCGTTCAGGAAGGTGCCGTTGCAAACCGGCGTATGGGCCGCGCCGTCCTTGGCGATGAACAGGTTGGCGGTCGCGAACTCCGCGACGTTGCCCAGCGGGTCCAGCAGGATCGCATTGTCGAAGCCGCGGCCCTGCGCCTCGCGAAGCGCCAGGCCGGCGTTGGGGTAGAGGGCGGAGGCCTTGGCGTCCGTCGGGGCCGTGCCGGGCAGGGGCCGCCGCCTGGTCGACAGGCAGGCGGTGAACCCCGTCACCGGAGGCATCGGCGATTCATGGACGGTCAGCGCGAAGGCGGTGCTCGCCGGATCGGGCATAACCCAGCCTGCCTCGGCGAAGAACATCGGGCGGATGTAAAGCGCCGTGCCGGGCGGGAAGCGGCCGATGCCGTCGATCGCCAGTTCCTGGATCTCTCCGGCCGTCAGCATGGGCGCCAGCCCCAGGGCGTGGCCGGACGCGATCAGCCGCTCGCAATGGCGGTCCAGGTCGGGGGCCACGCCCTCGAACGCGCGGGCGCCGTCGAAAACGACCGACGACAGCCACATGCAATGGTTCATCGGGCCGATGATCCCCGGATTGCCTTCGAGCCACTGCCCCTTGAAGAAGGTGAGCGCGCTGCCGGCCATGAATCGTACTCCACTGTTTTGCGCTGCGCCGGGGCCGGATTGCCCCGGTTGGATGGTCAACCGATTTGCCTACACCATATCTCCGGTCCGCCCATGAACCAATGGCAAGCATGCCCACGCGGGCCCGGAATGCCTCATTCCGCGGCACGCCGCCCGCCAAGCCGGCTTTCCGGCAGGTCCAGGGAGAGCTGGGGTTCCTCCTCGCCGCGCGGGTCCAGGGGGGCGACCACGGGCGTGGTCCGCGGCAGGCTGCGGAACGGGCCCTGCGCCTCGGACGGCGGAGCGGCGCGCTTGGCCGTACGGTACAGCCCGAATACCACGGCCGCCGCGGCGCCGGCCCCGGTGAAGGCGAACAGCCCCGGGCCGCCCAGGACAGACATCACGGCGGAGCCCGCCAGAGGCCCCATCGTGGCGCCGACCGAATAGGCGAGGATCAGTCCGCCGCTGGCCTGCACCAGCTCCGACTTGTCGATATGGTCGTTGGTGTGGGCGACGCAGACGGGATAGAGCGTGAAGGACAGTCCGCCGAACAGTGCCGCCACCAGCATCAGCATCAGGTCGCCTCCGATCTCGGACGCCGTGATCATGCCGACGCTGACCGCCGCCGTGGCCGCCGACAGGGCGATGATCACGGTGCGGCGGTCGAACACGTCCGACAGCTTGCCCAGCGGCCATTGCAGCGCCACGCCGCCCAGGATGATAACGGTCATGAACAGCGCGGTGCCCGCCGTCCCGAATCCCTGCTGGGTGCCGTAGACCGGCGCCAGGCCGTAGATGGCGCCGGTCACGATGCCGCTGACGAAGGTCCCGAAGATCCCCAGCGGCGACGCCTCGTACAGCCGCCGGATGCCGAAGGAGGCGATGTCGGGCAGCAGGGGCGGGGCCTTGCGGGTCAGCGCCACCGGCACCAGCGCCAGCGAGGTCAGCATCGAGATCGCGATGAACCGCAGCATGCCCGTCGGGTCGTCCAGGTTCAGCAGCTGCTGCCCGATCGCCATGGCGCCGTAGAGCGTGATCATGTAGAGCGA contains:
- a CDS encoding YihY family inner membrane protein translates to MQFQLGRTSEKIKGLPLRLRDFASFMQYLFKRYFEDDCLTTSAALTYTSLLAVVPLMTIGFAIFRAFPAYETLQQQAQTLILRNLVPEVGDAIQDTIIQFAGNAGQLTAFGIVGLAITSVMLFWTIEGSFSAIWRVSEPRSLITRLLAFWAILTLTPLLFGASLSFSSYLLATFQFNTEAEIIRTWRLMLPGLFEWIGFTLIYLLIPNRAVRWQDAVLGAFIAAVLLEVSKGLFGWYITQFPAYRTIYGALSSIPIFLLWLYIAWSTVLIGAEVAAALPEWRAGKITKIGPEGLLPAQRVAVALAVLAELLRASHLGVGMRRRTLIGRVPVGGAVIDGMLEQLRQSHWVARTSQGAWVTTRDLSSSTLHDLLKGLGIGLRGTVRGVGALDAPWQERCAKLLEAADEAEKDLLCIPIKDLLCPPHESAEFLSFSHSRRRAGE
- a CDS encoding (2Fe-2S)-binding protein — protein: MAVSFVLNGKPVTLDVDPEMPLLWAIRDVAGLTGTKFGCGMAQCGACTVHVEGQPTRSCSMAVGDVGGQSVTTIEGIAGKAATAVQAAWERVEVPQCGYCQSGQIMSAVALLEQTPKPSDDDINAAMSGNICRCATYVRIRAAIHDASGMMEG
- a CDS encoding xanthine dehydrogenase family protein molybdopterin-binding subunit; amino-acid sequence: MLKNFAIDPKPSRRRFLQGSAAAAAGLTIGFHWSGGPKIASAAAAGGAFAPNAFVRIGTDNTVTVLSKHLEMGQGVYTGLATLVAEELDADWSQMRVEGAPADAALYNNLAFGPVQGTGGSSSIANSYEQLRKAGATARALLVEAAAREWKVDRAGIAVEKGVVSHAASGRSATFGDLSAKAAALPVPADVPLKDPSRFTLIGTSVPRVDTRSKSNGTATFALDVVLPGMLTAVIARAPVFGATVKSVDDAEALAIPGVVNVVRVPSGVAVAATNFWAASKGREALAIEWDESRAETRGTAELLAEYKALAGKPGAPARVEGDAAKALAGAAKTVTASFEFPYLAHAPMEPLDCVVRLDGSGCEIWAGDQFQTIDQNNAAAAAGLKPEQVRINTLVAGGSFGRRANAASDYIVEAVHVAKALDRGTPVKLVWTREDDIRGGRYRPMYYHTLTAGLDAAGDPVAWQHRIVGQSIIGGTPFAPVLIKDGVDGTSVEGASNLPYDIPNMLVDLHTTEVGVPVLWWRAVGSTHTAYSTEVFIDELASAAGKDPVEFRRALLAKHPRHLGVLNLAAEKAGWGTPLPEGKARGVAVHESFSTFVAQVAEVTMQTDGSVKVDRVVCAVDCGLAVNPDVIRAQMEGGIGFGLGGVMYGEVTLDRGRVEQSNFHDYRVLRIEEMPAVEVHIVPSAAAPTGVGEPGVPPVGPAVANAVFAATGRRIRNLPFTRDMNV
- a CDS encoding sensor histidine kinase; the protein is MSIPPGLSDQIVHNSDIGLLVVDRDERVVVWNRWLAVHSGIPETTALGAPLTGLWPTIANSRAHQAIREALEHGRAGFISHAFNPMPFPLHGLAGDRFGDPIDQLVLVRALDSERGERRCLIQIENISSAVRREKHLRAQIRELQETKSRLEQQGRDLEEMARRLRSARDDAERANRAKTEFLANMSHELRTPLNAIIGFSEMLESGYGGTLSERQASYTRDIHDSGQHLLQIINNVLDMSKVEAGQYQLFETAVDIGEVARTALSIVGGQARDRGLSLETRMAADLPVVMADERTLRQVLLNLLSNAVKFTHPGGRITLSGGRNAEGDIEVHVGDTGIGIPPEALDLVMEPFQQANGSFSREYEGTGLGLTISKNFIELHGGRLTIASEVGVGTVVTVLLPKFRVLSDTGD
- a CDS encoding chemotaxis protein — protein: MQLTEAESDAIIELFNLGMGRAAGALGQMVDAEVALSVPSLEIVRRTDAPDQLGCPAGQRICAVRQTFAGPFDGQAMLIFPEGSSLELVRRLLPDSPPLGDMTDLEEEALTEVGNVILNHCLASFANLLHSEIRTEIPVYQIGRPEEIIGTAAGTTASTYVLIIRVDFGLFAKRIEGHVLFLQDIASIQAFQTAIRAFVASMDA
- a CDS encoding response regulator, whose translation is MTTILIIDDSQLARNMVSGMVRGARPEWQIVTAKNADDALEKVAEVTPDVAIVDFNMPGMDGLNLSCELHSRFPDLDISILTANVQDSIRRKVTDKGFRFVEKPITPDKMRDLLASIP
- a CDS encoding bifunctional GNAT family N-acetyltransferase/class I SAM-dependent methyltransferase, with amino-acid sequence MSGADAFPVVRDGRDGDADQLIRLMADVFAEYPGCVLDVDGEEPDLRAIATAYAGHGGRFWVAESPSDGRIVGMVGGRPLGSADGHWELKKLYVDRSARGTGLGSHLVRLVEAEAARRGAPVLELWSDTRFLDAHRLYQRLGFRRGTELRELHDLSNSVEYHFAKPVAVSKETRSLARILEHHGITVVLDVGANVGQYATRLRHGGYDGRIVSFEPLPEARAALARAAAGDRLWQIAPQAALGADRGTVTLNVSAESDMSSTLPFRPEMGELLDSAAYTGSVTVPITRLDEVFDAHVAPGDRCFLKIDTQGTESAVLDGAAGRLDRISCIQLELSVVPVYQGEPGYLDMIDGLARLGFQPALFIPGYFNRRTARMISMDGVFVRLSQ
- a CDS encoding branched-chain amino acid aminotransferase — protein: MAGSALTFFKGQWLEGNPGIIGPMNHCMWLSSVVFDGARAFEGVAPDLDRHCERLIASGHALGLAPMLTAGEIQELAIDGIGRFPPGTALYIRPMFFAEAGWVMPDPASTAFALTVHESPMPPVTGFTACLSTRRRPLPGTAPTDAKASALYPNAGLALREAQGRGFDNAILLDPLGNVAEFATANLFIAKDGAAHTPVCNGTFLNGITRQRVAQLLRDAGVPVFERTITWAELMDADEVFSTGNYSKVVPVTRVEDSRFEPGPVFKRARDLYWDFAHR
- a CDS encoding MFS transporter is translated as MLPIVRSISSLLTAVALLMLGSGMLSTLVGVRLTATGVGPVAIGFVMAAYYAGLTAGSLFGYRVIAKVGHIRAFSAFASVFSAATLGHALYLSLPLWAVLRLAEGFCMAGLFMCIESWLNDRATSRTRGQMLSLYMITLYGAMAIGQQLLNLDDPTGMLRFIAISMLTSLALVPVALTRKAPPLLPDIASFGIRRLYEASPLGIFGTFVSGIVTGAIYGLAPVYGTQQGFGTAGTALFMTVIILGGVALQWPLGKLSDVFDRRTVIIALSAATAAVSVGMITASEIGGDLMLMLVAALFGGLSFTLYPVCVAHTNDHIDKSELVQASGGLILAYSVGATMGPLAGSAVMSVLGGPGLFAFTGAGAAAAVVFGLYRTAKRAAPPSEAQGPFRSLPRTTPVVAPLDPRGEEEPQLSLDLPESRLGGRRAAE